From Leishmania donovani BPK282A1 complete genome, chromosome 34, the proteins below share one genomic window:
- a CDS encoding gpi transamidase component, putative, with translation MHLLERRPSASGVLLAFAVVVLTWVAAAVTAPSHPYAANTSRRYSMMVEELTGSLDERGTTPTLVSVAMEMSLTLPAKPGAAAVWEGDAEANEIDDAAVQHLTFDDDFDPIWYYVLRRRGFERLEWCGCGGKWRPEWSIPKAHQRRGGDAAALSAEHESNSVLFGRLRRLLAHHAVCTYSSVSFCGASHERGAASQFQWAAQFVSTLTSSPLSWTEATPRHSRPNGIVIQRDSSHASGGEDAYWCSYHLVYHDTLCTQHVSPLLNGGRSGRGVQEGLPRGIFKAAFPSFVKYFGAPFQHFTVKATQERLPGNSAAAQPPTVRLKVEVRMSMVVGEASDLEALSEVWSRELPAYARDGRLQVHIGPGGLSQHLRSALPTAAIVSSPNEGQAKATPQRQASASASPLSRIGCSPEVQYEVRTHGKDHGYLTVNLQPALVLLDAHAGVDAEKREGSDGADEESALQHSFLLREGDVVRTLLLFPLHLVRPSLYNMESLLGTTRIVHAHADVVSNTLAVLLETTVTPVHVAAYEAAYAHARHCHEMAGGGGTGGRACRAHDGVLLGRFQLFFGWSALGDMPPDDNSNRLVPQPVVVIRRAGTSADLGAAETSSQSDFCHAQRRHVASVGSIPQLDHEDSLAAVFQLLSRSHGWRDDKKGSLSAALANLKEDDACIYWVRSTVSSGTTIPGPDGAMIFNVLSLGLFFLAVAAGMLTRLTRRLTCKREDLVNLLPQEGATTVVK, from the coding sequence ATGCATCTTTTGGAGCGGCGGCCGAGCGCTTCGGGTGTGCTACTTGCCTTTGCCGTTGTCGTGCTCACatgggtggcggcggcagtgacggcTCCCTCGCACCCCTATGCAGCTAATACGTCGCGCCGGTACTCAATGATGGTCGAAGAACTGACGGGCAGTCTCGATGAGAGAGGCACCACCCCTACTCTGGTGTCCGTGGCAATGGAGATGTCTCTGACGCTGCCGGCGAAgcctggcgccgccgcggtgtgggagggcgacgccgaggcgaACGAAatcgacgacgccgcagtCCAGCACTTGACTTTTGACGATGACTTTGACCCAATATGGTACTacgtgctgcgtcgccgcggcttcGAGCGCCTTGAAtggtgcgggtgcggcggCAAGTGGCGGCCCGAGTGGTCCATACCGAAGGCacaccagcgccgcggcggcgacgcggcggcactgtCAGCCGAGCATGAGAGTAACAGCGTTTTGTTTGGCCGTCTGCGGCGCCTTCTCGCTCACCACGCCGTTTGCACCTACTCGTCTGTCTCCTTCTGCGGCGCCAGTCACGAACGGGGCGCGGCGAGCCAGTTTCAGTGGGCCGCTCAGTTTGTGTCGACTCTGACCTCGTCGCCACTGAGCTGGACCGAAGCGACGCCCCGGCACTCGCGACCAAACGGGATCGTCATTCAACGCGACTCCTCACACGctagcggcggcgaggatgcGTACTGGTGCTCGTACCACCTCGTCTACCACGACACTCTATGCACGCAACACGTGAGCCCTCTGCTCAACGGCGGCCGCTCCGGCCGCGGCGTGCAGGAGGGGCTGCCTCGAGGCATCTTCAAGGCAGCGTTCCCATCATTCGTTAAGTACTTTGGCGCCCCGTTTCAGCATTTCACCGTGAAGGCGACTCAAGAGCGTCTCCCTGGGAacagcgcggctgcgcagccgccgacggTGCGGCTGAAGGTCGAGGTTCGCATGAGCATGGTGGTAGGTGAGGCGTCGGACTTGGAGGCGCTGAGCGAGGTGTGGTCGCGCGAACTGCCTGCCTACGCGCGGGATGGCCGCCTTCAGGTGCACATCGGCCCTGGCGGGCTCTCTCAACACCTGCGCAGTGCGCTACCAACCGCGGCGATAGTTTCGTCCCCGAACGAGGGGCAGGCGAaagcgacgccgcagcggcaggcgtcGGCCTCTGCGAGTCCGTTGTCTCGGATTGGCTGCTCCCCAGAGGTGCAGTACGAGGTGCGTACCCACGGCAAGGATCACGGCTATTTGACCGTGAATCTACAGCCGGCTCTAGTCTTACTTGACGCCCACGCTGGGGTAGACGCTGAGAAGCGCGAGGGCTCGGACGGTGCCGACGAGGagtcggcgctgcagcactcgTTCCTCCTCCGCGAGGGCGACGTGGTCCGCACCCTTCTGCTTTTTCCTCTGCATCTTGTGCGCCCTTCCCTGTACAACATGGAGTCTCTACTCGGCACCACGCGCATTGTCCACGCTCACGCGGACGTCGTCTCCAACACGCTAGCAGTTCTCCTCGAGACGACCGTAACGCCGGTGCACGTCGCCGCCTACGAGGCCGCGTACGCGCATGCCCGACACTGCCACGAGatggccggcggcggcggcaccggtggcCGAGCCTGTCGCGCTCACGACGGTGTCCTGCTCGGCCGATTCCAGCTTTTCTTCGGCTGGTCGGCGCTGGGGGATATGCCGCCAGACGACAACAGCAACCGACTTGTGCCGCAGCCTGTTGTGGTAATTCGCCGCGCGGGGACCTCGGCGGacctcggcgcggcggagacgTCATCCCAGTCGGATTTCTGTCACGCTCAGCGTCGCCACGTCGCTTCGGTCGGCTCTATACCCCAGCTCGATCACGAAGAcagcctcgccgccgtcttccaGCTgctcagccgcagccacggGTGGCGGGACGACAAAAAGGGGTCCCTgtctgccgcgctggcgaaTCTCAAGGAGGATGACGCATGCATTTACTGGGTGCGATCCACCGTGTCGAGCGGGACGACGATCCCAGGCCCTGATGGCGCCATGATCTTTAATGTGCTCTCGCTTGggctttttttcttggctGTTGCTGCAGGCATGCTAACGCGACTGACAAGGCGCTTGACGTGCAAGAGAGAAGATCTCGTAAATTTACTCCCGCAGGaaggcgccaccaccgtcgtcaAGTGA